One region of Carya illinoinensis cultivar Pawnee chromosome 8, C.illinoinensisPawnee_v1, whole genome shotgun sequence genomic DNA includes:
- the LOC122319172 gene encoding zinc finger BED domain-containing protein RICESLEEPER 1-like, with translation MLCLDVQTRWNSTYLMLEAAEKFEKAFRRMESEDYNFLSYFDDGHMGPPKATEWETVRVFVKFLEMFYEATTRFSGSLYVTANTSFLEICDLQTELIMLSESTNTCLKSMAINMRTKYDKYWGSLDRMNLFMLIAVVLDPRSKLGLLSFHLKKIHDEFRAEELVSNVRQVLADLYEEYNATFGSTTSTPVSQPPPISRSMNVSDGKHETKWFKEWYRASSTMGSNITKTEVDRYLSNACEALSESFDLLT, from the coding sequence atgttgtgtcttgatgtacagacacgatggaactcaacctatttgatgttggaggcagcTGAGAAGTTTGAGAAGGCTTTCAGGCGGATGGAGAGTGAGGATTATAATTTCCTCTCTTACTTTGATGATGGGCACATGGGACCTCCTAAAGCTACAGAATGGGAGACAGTGCGGGTGTTTGTCAAGTTTTTAGAGATGTTTTATGAAGCCACTACGAGATTTTCTGGATCTTTATATGTGACAGCTAACACCAGttttttagagatttgtgaTCTCCAAACAGAATTGATTATGCTGAGTGAGAGTACTAATACTTGTTTGAAGAGTATGGCCATAAACATGAGaaccaaatatgataagtattgggggtcattagataggatgaacttgttcatgttaattgctgttgtgcttgatccacgaaGCAAGTTAggacttctttcttttcatttgaagaaaatccatgATGAGTTTCGTGCTGAGGAGTTGGTTTCGAATGTGAGACAGGTATTAGCAGATTTGTATGAAGAGTATAATGCTACATTTGGTTCCACCACGAGTACTCCAGTTTCTCAACCCCCTCCAATATCTAGATCCATGAATGTTAGTGATGGCAAACATGAGACCAAATGGTTCAAGGAGTGGTATAGGGCATCTTCCACCATGGGATCTAATATTACCAAAACTGAAGTGGATCGATATTTATCAAATGCTTGTGAGGCACTCAGCGAATCATTTGACTTGTTGACTTag
- the LOC122319412 gene encoding uncharacterized protein LOC122319412 yields the protein MATEDGEAGFESFDEGKLCLPSHDDVPDKAGDRKEQTRQRLYQYYHHQPHGQHHRRRSSPPEPFPQILCHDHEHLKSSGRPHPRPKLGTNGASGGPGMQAFFLESGRRSCGTGVFLPQRTGTNPQSSKIKPACSPVLLPNRVVEALNLNVHALGLHMSPRKDNKCNHKGRDCISNKKKNGKELPAQCYVISQNRSSSPEIFLPKEWTY from the exons atggctACCGAGGATGGAGAAGCTGGTTTTGAGTCTTTCGACGAAGGAAAGTTGTGCTTACCTTCACATGATGATGTTCCAGATAAGGCAGGCGACAGAAAg GAGCAGACAAGGCAACGACTGTACCAATACTACCACCACCAACCACATGGACAACATCATCGTCGAAGATCATCCCCTCCAGAGCCGTTTCCACAG ATATTGTGTCATGATCATGAGCATTTAAAATCTAGCGGGAGACCACATCCTAGACCAAAACTTGGGACGAATGGGGCATCTGGAGGACCTGGAATGCAAGCTTTTTTCCTGGAGTCAGGCAGAAGATCATGTGGTACTGGAGTTTTTCTTCCACAAAGAACAGGCACCAACCCCCAATCAAGCAAGATTAAGCCAG CCTGCTCGCCGGTTCTCCTCCCTAATCGTGTCGTTGAAGCTCTCAACCTCAACGTCCATGCATTAGGCTTGCATATGTCGCCCCGAAAAG ATAACAAATGCAATCACAAAGGTAGAGATTGCATttcaaacaagaaaaagaatggTAAGGAGTTACCAGCACAATGTTATGTAATCTCGCAGAATCGAAGTTCTTCCCCAGAGATATTTCTTCCAAAGGAATGGACTTACTAA
- the LOC122319339 gene encoding pentatricopeptide repeat-containing protein At4g02820, mitochondrial, with product MSIMLRYVRSSLRYARNFSTEAAAVNTVATGHTATTKNAGGGRDTLGRRLLSLVYRKRSAVITIRKWKEEGHTVRKYELNRIVRELRKAKRYKHALEICEWMRLQQDIKLLPGDYAVHLDLIAKVRGLNSAVKFFEDLPDQMIGKPTYTALLHVYVQNKLSAKAEALMEKMLDCGFLQNPIPYNHMLSLYISTGQLEKVEEVIQELKRNTSPDVVTYNLWLSVCASRNDVETAEKVFLELKKAKLDPDWVTYSSLANLYIKQSLPEKASHTLKEMEKKASRKNRVAYSSLLSLHTNMGDKDGVSRIWEKMKSCFRKMNDAEYTCMLSSLVKLGEFKEAENLYSEWESVSGTGDSRVSNILLAAYINQNQMEMAENFYNRMVEKGITASYTTWELLTWGYLGKRQMEKVLDYFKKAVGSVKKWEPDEKLVREVFKKLEEQGNVEGAEQLLIILRNAGHLSTEIYNYLLRTYAKVGKMPLIVAERMEKDKVELNEETHKLIKLTSKMCISDVSTKFS from the exons ATGAGCATAATGCTACGCTATGTCCGCTCATCCCTTCGTTACGCCCGCAACTTCTCGACGGAAGCGGCGGCGGTGAATACCGTAGCAACGGGCCACACCGCCACAACAAAAAATGCCGGTGGCGGCAGAGACACGCTGGGCCGTAGGCTTCTTAGCCTGGTGTACAGAAAACGTAGCGCCGTCATTACCATACGGAAATGGAAAGAAGAAGGCCACACAGTGCGCAAGTATGAGCTCAACCGTATCGTCCGCGAGCTCCGCAAGGCCAAGCGATACAAACACGCCCtggag ATCTGTGAATGGATGAGACTACAGCAAGACATTAAGCTGCTACCAGGTGACTATGCTGTCCACTTGGACTTGATTGCAAAAGTTCGCGGTTTAAATAGTGCAGTAAAGTTCTTTGAGGATCTTCCTGATCAAATGATAGGCAAACCCACCTATACAGCTCTTCTCCATGTATATGTCCAAAACAAGTTGTCAGCCAAAGCTGAGGCTCTCATGGAGAAAATGTTGGATTGTGGTTTCTTGCAGAATCCGATTCCTTATAACCACATGCTCTCTCTGTATATCTCAACTGGACAGCTAGAGAAGGTTGAAGAAGTGATTCAGGAACTAAAGAGGAACACTTCACCAGATGTTGTTACCTACAATCTATGGTTATCTGTCTGTGCTTCCCGAAATGATGTTGAAACCGCGGAAAAAGTTTTCCTCGAGCTAAAGAAGGCAAAGTTAGATCCGGATTGGGTTACATATAGTTCCCTAGCCAACTTGTACATAAAACAGTCTCTTCCTGAAAAAGCATCACATACTTTGAAGGAGATGGAGAAAAAGGCTTCTCGGAAAAATCGAGTTGCATATTCTTCTCTCCTAAGTTTGCATACAAACATGGGGGATAAGGATGGAGTTTCTCGAATCTGGGAAAAGATGAAATCATGTTTTCGCAAAATGAATGATGCTGAATATACTTGCATGCTGTCTTCACTTGTGAAACTTGGGGAGTTTAAAGAAGCTGAGAATCTCTATAGCGAGTGGGAGTCAGTTTCTGGGACTGGTGATTCTAGGGTCTCAAACATACTTCTTGCAGCTTATATCAACCAAAACCAGATGGAAATGGCTGAAAACTTTTATAATCGAATGGTAGAGAAGGGGATCACTGCAAGTTACACTACTTGGGAGCTTCTTACATGGGGTTATTTAGGAAAGAGGCAGATGGAAAAAGTTTTAGATTATTTCAAAAAAGCTGTTGGTAGCGTGAAAAAGTGGGAGCCAGACGAAAAGTTGGTTAGAGAAGTGTTTAAGAAACTTGAGGAGCAAGGCAATGTTGAAGGGGCAGAGCAATTATTGATCATTCTACGAAATGCCGGTCATTTGAGTACTGAGATATATAATTACCTGCTACGAACTTATGCAAAAGTTGGTAAAATGCCACTTATTGTAGCAGAGAGGATGGAGAAGGACAAGGTTGAGTTGAATGAGGAGACTCATAAGCTCATAAAACTAACGAGTAAAATGTGTATCAGTGACGTTTCTACTAAGTTTTCTTGA